From Lentisphaera araneosa HTCC2155, the proteins below share one genomic window:
- a CDS encoding prepilin-type N-terminal cleavage/methylation domain-containing protein, whose amino-acid sequence MKKFTLIELLVVIAIIGILSSLLLPALGKARKKSQTTVCMNKLKQISMAAFIYSEESDDYAPLNEGGSPWGRKLSLNNYLPEIDISNKSNIYSCPEGADLIDYWGMNYAMNWRLGYDNGTDEQTGFHENFSILSTHASETVFFMDAYNNNAIMWRGGLDENAVYNTGPGLNVARHANKGNVSFLDGHVESRTGEQWLYMGSVTDSDEIWKP is encoded by the coding sequence ATGAAAAAATTTACACTGATAGAATTACTCGTGGTGATCGCCATAATCGGTATTTTATCGTCCCTACTTTTACCAGCTTTAGGAAAAGCTAGAAAGAAGTCTCAGACGACGGTTTGTATGAATAAACTCAAACAAATTTCCATGGCTGCCTTTATCTACTCAGAAGAGTCCGATGATTATGCCCCCCTCAATGAGGGAGGGAGTCCTTGGGGTAGAAAACTCTCTCTGAATAATTATTTACCTGAAATTGATATAAGCAATAAGAGTAATATCTACAGCTGCCCAGAGGGTGCCGATTTAATTGATTACTGGGGGATGAATTATGCCATGAACTGGCGTCTTGGCTATGATAATGGAACAGATGAACAAACTGGGTTCCACGAGAATTTTTCAATTTTGAGTACTCATGCGTCTGAAACTGTCTTTTTTATGGATGCTTACAATAATAATGCAATCATGTGGAGAGGTGGGCTCGATGAAAATGCCGTTTATAATACTGGACCAGGCTTAAATGTGGCTCGCCATGCAAATAAGGGTAATGTATCTTTTCTCGATGGTCATGTAGAGTCGCGTACAGGTGAGCAGTGGCTGTATATGGGTTCAGTTACTGACTCCGATGAAATCTGGAAGCCATAA
- a CDS encoding prepilin-type N-terminal cleavage/methylation domain-containing protein, whose product MKKFTLIELLVVIAIIGILASMLLPALGKARERSQAAVCVNKLKQISLAALMYSDDEDNFAPINENSDPWAKKLSINDFLPAIDLDDTSNIYKCPNGADITDYWGINYGMNWRLGWDNGVAVQEDWHANLSLESTHASSTVFFLDAYNNNAILWKGGLDEDAVYNVEEGFRVARHQGKGNVAFIDGHVEATSAIQLLYMASKNYRDDTWTP is encoded by the coding sequence ATGAAAAAGTTTACACTTATAGAATTATTAGTCGTTATTGCCATTATCGGGATTTTAGCCTCGATGCTTTTACCCGCCTTGGGCAAAGCCAGAGAACGTTCACAAGCAGCTGTCTGTGTGAACAAACTTAAACAGATTAGTCTAGCCGCTTTAATGTATTCCGATGATGAGGATAATTTTGCGCCCATAAATGAAAATAGTGACCCTTGGGCGAAAAAATTATCGATTAATGACTTTTTGCCCGCGATTGACCTCGACGATACTTCGAACATATATAAGTGTCCAAATGGAGCGGATATAACGGATTACTGGGGGATCAATTACGGGATGAATTGGCGACTGGGTTGGGATAATGGCGTTGCTGTGCAAGAGGACTGGCATGCTAACCTGAGCTTAGAATCAACTCACGCTTCCTCAACAGTATTTTTTCTCGATGCCTATAATAATAATGCTATCCTCTGGAAAGGCGGTTTAGATGAAGATGCCGTTTATAATGTAGAAGAGGGGTTTCGCGTCGCACGTCATCAAGGTAAAGGTAACGTGGCATTTATAGATGGCCACGTTGAAGCGACTTCAGCAATACAGCTGCTTTATATGGCCTCAAAGAATTACCGAGATGATACTTGGACACCCTAA
- a CDS encoding helix-turn-helix domain-containing protein: MLKTTPHQYINDIRIDKACGYLHHSELNIEEIASMTDFQDRYHFSRVFKKFIKASPSKFK, from the coding sequence ATTCTAAAAACTACACCTCACCAATACATCAACGATATTCGCATTGATAAGGCCTGTGGATACCTACATCACTCAGAGTTAAATATAGAAGAAATTGCAAGCATGACGGACTTTCAAGACAGATATCACTTCTCTAGAGTTTTTAAGAAATTCATTAAAGCATCACCTTCAAAATTTAAATAA
- the ltrA gene encoding group II intron reverse transcriptase/maturase, with protein MTKHTWEHLGRTEEIRAWASTSVWTDQMLGTLETRVEGKKWYSLIDKVAREVNLIEAWESVRANGGSHGVDMVSLDRYESELEHNTKQLMKQLQAGTYLPQCVRRVEIPKADGKTRALGIPTVRDRVVQTALKNVIEPIYDVDFSTQSFGFRPQRGCKDALRRVHHLLTQGQLYVIDADIQSYFDMIPHDKLMERVKEKISDGKTLDLIEAFLKAGIFDGIKEWEPEKGTPQGGVISPLLANIYLNEFDHRMTAAGFEIVRYADDFLVMCDNAKSAKRGLRKIKRWMKAHGLNLHPDKTRIADMNQQDEYFEFLGYHFERSKRTGRINRWPRKQSMAKMKDTVRKHTRRCNWQSVEEIIKGLRPSLKGWYEYFKHSNRWAMLEVDAFFRRRLRSIIAKYNRKKGSHRFIDNRKYTKKYFAELGFFSLEEAWLLESQSLRSKH; from the coding sequence ATGACTAAACATACATGGGAGCACTTAGGGCGCACCGAAGAAATTCGTGCGTGGGCCTCGACTTCAGTCTGGACAGATCAGATGCTGGGAACTCTTGAAACAAGAGTTGAAGGTAAGAAATGGTATAGCTTAATAGATAAAGTAGCGCGAGAAGTAAACCTTATAGAAGCTTGGGAATCTGTTCGTGCAAACGGCGGGAGTCACGGGGTGGATATGGTGAGCTTGGATCGTTACGAATCAGAGCTAGAGCACAATACAAAGCAATTGATGAAGCAACTGCAGGCAGGGACTTACCTGCCACAATGCGTTCGCAGGGTAGAGATCCCAAAAGCAGATGGTAAAACGCGTGCTTTGGGAATACCGACCGTGCGCGATAGAGTTGTTCAGACTGCGCTCAAGAATGTTATTGAACCGATATATGATGTGGATTTTTCTACACAAAGTTTTGGTTTTCGTCCGCAACGTGGATGTAAAGATGCGCTTCGGCGTGTTCATCATCTACTTACGCAGGGACAGCTCTACGTCATTGATGCGGATATTCAAAGTTACTTTGATATGATACCGCACGACAAACTCATGGAACGAGTCAAAGAGAAAATAAGCGATGGCAAGACCCTAGATCTTATAGAAGCTTTCCTCAAAGCAGGAATATTTGATGGGATCAAGGAGTGGGAGCCCGAGAAAGGGACTCCGCAAGGAGGCGTAATTAGCCCACTACTTGCCAATATTTACCTCAATGAATTCGACCACAGGATGACAGCGGCTGGCTTTGAAATCGTAAGGTATGCGGATGACTTTCTGGTGATGTGTGATAATGCGAAATCGGCTAAGCGGGGCTTGCGCAAAATCAAGCGTTGGATGAAGGCTCATGGTCTGAACCTCCATCCCGATAAAACCCGAATTGCCGACATGAATCAGCAGGATGAGTACTTTGAATTTCTAGGTTATCACTTTGAGCGCTCGAAAAGAACGGGCAGGATAAATAGGTGGCCAAGAAAACAGAGTATGGCTAAAATGAAAGACACTGTGCGAAAGCATACGAGGCGTTGTAACTGGCAATCGGTAGAAGAAATCATTAAAGGTCTCAGGCCTAGTCTCAAAGGTTGGTATGAGTACTTCAAACACTCAAATCGTTGGGCTATGCTCGAAGTTGATGCTTTCTTTCGTCGAAGGTTACGAAGTATTATCGCTAAGTACAATCGTAAGAAAGGTTCACATCGCTTTATAGATAACAGGAAATATACCAAGAAATACTTTGCAGAGCTAGGGTTCTTTTCACTGGAAGAGGCTTGGCTATTGGAATCTCAGTCTCTTCGGAGTAAGCATTGA
- a CDS encoding MFS transporter: protein MLALKQKDIFSYSLGDLGINLNFQLIGFYLAYFYTDVFGISAAHVAGLFLVARIWDAINDPIMGFIADHTKSRWGRFRPYILFGAIPLNLILLACFYTPELSDTGKVIYAYVTYITHGICFTLVALPYSSISAVMTQDQQERAVISTYRMFFAVVIALGIIGVGVKPFVNLFATEQQGFFVAACVLGASSVILLWISFFFSKERVEVPAEKYHLKDIIPIIFKNDALLVLAGAMLLNTAVWVTGNAVALYYFKYVLGNADLQSTFFMVMLPANMLGALVTPFITKRFGKLKTFMWASLGVAIFSLSRHFIPDDQLTLIFAVSGISSFAMMFCSIAQWGMLPDTVEYGHWKTGQRSEGIPFAFFSFMQKSAMALAGSVAAYAMFLSGYEANTVLTESADRTIRWLFNIVPAVYSTLCFIVLMFYKIDGPLYKKIITELSSKEDKS from the coding sequence ATGTTAGCTTTAAAACAAAAAGATATATTTAGCTATAGCCTAGGTGACTTGGGGATTAACCTCAACTTTCAACTCATTGGCTTTTATCTCGCCTATTTTTATACTGATGTCTTTGGGATTTCAGCCGCTCATGTGGCAGGACTCTTTTTAGTAGCTCGAATCTGGGATGCGATCAATGACCCCATCATGGGCTTCATTGCCGATCATACCAAATCTCGTTGGGGTCGTTTTAGACCCTACATATTATTTGGTGCTATCCCACTCAATCTCATTTTACTCGCCTGTTTTTACACTCCCGAGCTCTCCGATACTGGCAAGGTGATTTACGCCTATGTAACCTACATAACCCACGGTATCTGTTTTACCCTCGTAGCATTGCCCTATTCATCCATAAGTGCGGTTATGACCCAAGATCAACAAGAACGCGCCGTTATCTCTACCTATCGAATGTTTTTTGCCGTAGTCATTGCCCTCGGGATCATTGGCGTTGGTGTCAAACCCTTCGTCAATCTATTTGCCACTGAACAGCAAGGTTTCTTTGTAGCGGCCTGTGTCCTGGGTGCGAGTTCAGTCATCCTCTTATGGATTTCGTTTTTCTTCTCTAAAGAACGTGTCGAAGTACCCGCGGAGAAGTACCATCTCAAAGATATCATTCCCATCATCTTTAAAAATGATGCCTTACTCGTTTTAGCTGGCGCTATGTTACTCAATACCGCAGTTTGGGTGACCGGCAACGCTGTTGCACTCTATTACTTTAAATACGTCCTGGGTAACGCCGACCTACAATCTACTTTCTTTATGGTGATGCTCCCAGCCAATATGTTAGGCGCCTTGGTCACCCCCTTTATTACTAAGCGTTTTGGTAAGCTCAAAACCTTTATGTGGGCGAGTCTTGGAGTCGCTATTTTCTCTTTATCACGTCATTTCATTCCCGATGATCAACTCACACTTATTTTTGCAGTCTCGGGTATAAGTTCATTTGCCATGATGTTTTGCTCTATCGCTCAGTGGGGCATGTTACCCGACACGGTAGAGTATGGCCACTGGAAAACGGGTCAGCGTTCAGAAGGTATTCCTTTTGCCTTTTTCTCTTTTATGCAAAAATCTGCCATGGCATTAGCAGGTAGCGTGGCGGCTTACGCCATGTTCTTAAGTGGTTATGAAGCTAATACGGTACTCACCGAAAGTGCGGATAGAACCATACGCTGGCTCTTCAATATTGTACCTGCGGTTTACTCCACCCTCTGTTTTATCGTACTCATGTTTTATAAAATTGATGGCCCTCTCTACAAAAAGATTATTACTGAACTTTCATCTAAAGAGGATAAATCATGA
- a CDS encoding arylsulfatase — protein MFKTLFIIFITSLSLMADKPNIILIITDDQGYGDLACHGNPWIKTPHLDKFHSESLRLNNYHVDPTCAPTRAALMTGRYSGRNGVWHTVNGRNMLRSREKTMASVLKDNGYTNGIFGKWHLGDSYPFRPQDRGFDQVVIHGAGGIHQTPDYFGNDYFDDTYLVNGKWKKFEGYCTDIWFDQAIDFIKKNKSRPFFAYISPNAPHTPLNCPEEYEAPYRGNPNIAEPAFYGMVTNIDDNFAKLEKFLKAEGLYENTLVIFTTDNGSAKGIVYDKKAKKKLGFTANMRGQKGSQYEGGHRVPFFMRWPAGKIGGNRDINTLSAHIDILPTLIDMISLKSDTPKLDGSSLKDLIYTQQNNLAERTLIVENQRLVTPEKWRRCSVMYKDWRLVDGKELYKLSSDPEQKNDIAKSHPEIVARLRETYEQFWMSTSADHHLNSSIIVGSEKENPLTLTSHDLLSSKTPWNHRQVEQGMKTRGKWMLKVAEAGKYKITFSRWPKELDKPINSDGGVKGKIIHAQSAHLEIQGQKRSTKLSTQDKSISFTIELKQELSELVTEFQLTDGSFMSAYYCYVELIE, from the coding sequence ATGTTCAAAACTCTTTTTATTATATTTATTACAAGTCTTTCTTTAATGGCTGACAAGCCCAATATCATTCTAATCATCACTGACGATCAGGGCTATGGTGACTTAGCTTGTCATGGAAATCCTTGGATTAAAACTCCTCATCTCGATAAATTTCACAGTGAAAGTTTAAGACTCAATAATTATCATGTGGACCCCACATGTGCCCCTACTCGAGCCGCACTTATGACGGGGCGGTATTCGGGACGCAATGGCGTATGGCATACAGTAAATGGTCGGAATATGCTCCGCAGTAGAGAAAAAACCATGGCCTCTGTACTCAAAGATAATGGCTACACTAACGGTATCTTCGGCAAATGGCACTTAGGTGATTCCTACCCCTTCCGTCCCCAAGATCGTGGTTTTGATCAGGTGGTGATTCACGGTGCCGGTGGAATTCATCAGACTCCTGATTATTTCGGCAACGATTATTTTGACGATACTTATTTAGTGAATGGCAAGTGGAAGAAGTTTGAGGGTTACTGCACCGACATTTGGTTTGATCAGGCCATTGACTTTATAAAGAAGAATAAATCGCGTCCTTTCTTCGCCTATATTTCTCCGAATGCACCGCACACACCACTGAACTGCCCCGAAGAATACGAAGCCCCCTATCGCGGCAACCCAAATATTGCGGAGCCCGCATTTTATGGCATGGTCACAAATATTGACGACAATTTTGCCAAGCTCGAAAAATTTCTAAAAGCCGAAGGACTCTATGAAAATACTCTGGTCATTTTTACCACAGATAACGGCTCAGCTAAAGGTATTGTCTACGACAAAAAAGCTAAGAAAAAACTAGGTTTCACCGCTAATATGCGAGGGCAAAAAGGCTCGCAATACGAAGGAGGTCATCGCGTCCCCTTTTTTATGCGCTGGCCTGCCGGTAAAATCGGTGGCAACCGCGACATTAACACCTTAAGTGCACATATCGATATCCTGCCCACTCTCATCGATATGATCTCTTTAAAAAGCGATACGCCTAAGCTTGATGGAAGCTCACTCAAAGATTTAATTTATACGCAGCAGAATAACTTAGCTGAGCGAACTTTAATCGTGGAAAACCAACGTCTTGTGACACCCGAAAAATGGCGCCGCTGCTCAGTCATGTACAAGGACTGGAGACTCGTGGATGGCAAAGAACTTTATAAGTTAAGCAGTGACCCTGAACAGAAGAACGACATTGCTAAATCACACCCGGAAATTGTTGCTCGTTTAAGAGAGACTTATGAACAATTTTGGATGAGTACTTCTGCCGACCATCACCTCAACTCATCAATCATTGTTGGTTCTGAAAAAGAAAACCCCCTCACACTCACCAGCCATGATCTTTTAAGTTCAAAAACCCCCTGGAATCATCGCCAGGTTGAACAAGGGATGAAAACTCGAGGTAAATGGATGCTCAAAGTTGCTGAAGCTGGAAAATACAAAATAACTTTCAGTCGTTGGCCCAAAGAACTGGATAAACCCATCAATTCCGATGGCGGAGTCAAAGGCAAAATCATCCATGCGCAATCGGCCCACCTTGAAATACAAGGACAAAAGAGAAGTACCAAGCTATCTACTCAGGATAAGTCAATAAGTTTCACCATAGAACTCAAACAGGAACTCTCTGAACTCGTCACCGAATTTCAATTGACCGACGGCAGCTTCATGTCAGCTTATTACTGTTATGTAGAACTTATCGAATAA
- the ltrA gene encoding group II intron reverse transcriptase/maturase, with the protein MSEMAKQILRRDERFVEIQAWASPSVWTDQMLKTLHRGVERGKWYSLSDKLMRKNNIMEAWEKVCSNKGKHGVDMVSIERYESELEYNNAKLLEELQDGRYDPSAVRRVEIPKGDGRKTRPLGIPTVRDRVVQTALKHVIEPIFDIDFSPYSFGFRPKLGCKDALRRVNELLKQGYLYVMDADIQSYFDTIPHEKLMSRVKEKIIDGKILDLIEQFLKANIFDGLKHWEPEEGTPQGGIISPLLANIYLDLFDHKMTEAGFEIVRYADDFLIMCKSKESAKRALRKTRRWMKANGLKLHPEKTRIADMTEKCEYFEFLGYHFERTRNTHRIKRWPRKQSLKKCKDAIRKKTRRSNKDSIEDIIAYLRPNLLGWYQYFKHSTVYAMRGIDEFTRRRLRSIIAKYNRKKGSHRMIDTRKYNKAYFTDLGFFSLEEAWKLEFQSLRSKH; encoded by the coding sequence ATGTCAGAAATGGCTAAACAAATATTACGACGAGATGAACGCTTTGTTGAAATACAAGCGTGGGCGTCACCTTCTGTCTGGACGGATCAGATGCTGAAAACTCTTCATAGAGGAGTTGAAAGAGGCAAGTGGTACAGCTTATCAGATAAGCTGATGCGTAAGAATAATATTATGGAGGCTTGGGAGAAAGTGTGTTCAAATAAGGGCAAACATGGAGTGGACATGGTATCAATCGAGCGCTACGAATCAGAGCTGGAGTATAATAATGCTAAGCTTCTCGAAGAACTGCAAGATGGAAGGTATGATCCCAGTGCAGTGCGCCGAGTGGAAATCCCAAAAGGTGATGGTCGAAAGACCAGACCTTTGGGAATACCCACAGTGCGTGATCGAGTAGTTCAAACAGCTCTGAAACATGTGATAGAGCCGATATTCGATATCGACTTCTCGCCCTACAGTTTTGGATTTCGTCCAAAGCTGGGTTGCAAGGATGCACTTAGACGAGTGAATGAATTGTTAAAGCAGGGCTATCTCTATGTTATGGATGCCGACATCCAAAGCTACTTCGATACTATACCACATGAGAAACTCATGAGTCGAGTCAAGGAAAAGATCATTGATGGTAAAATTCTTGATCTGATCGAACAATTCCTCAAAGCCAATATCTTTGATGGTCTCAAACATTGGGAACCTGAAGAAGGTACACCGCAGGGAGGAATTATCAGTCCTCTGTTAGCAAATATCTATCTTGATCTCTTTGATCACAAGATGACCGAGGCTGGATTCGAGATAGTGCGCTATGCAGACGATTTCCTGATCATGTGTAAAAGTAAAGAATCAGCCAAAAGGGCATTGCGCAAAACGCGAAGGTGGATGAAAGCCAATGGGCTGAAACTTCATCCAGAAAAAACGCGAATTGCCGACATGACAGAGAAGTGCGAGTACTTCGAGTTTCTCGGATACCATTTCGAGAGAACGCGAAATACACATCGCATTAAACGTTGGCCAAGGAAGCAGAGCCTGAAGAAATGCAAAGATGCCATACGCAAGAAAACGAGGAGAAGCAATAAGGACTCAATAGAGGACATAATTGCTTACCTTCGGCCAAATCTTCTCGGATGGTATCAATACTTCAAGCACTCCACTGTGTATGCAATGCGAGGTATAGATGAATTTACACGCAGAAGACTGCGCAGTATTATAGCCAAATATAATCGCAAGAAAGGTTCTCATCGCATGATTGATACTCGTAAATACAATAAAGCCTACTTTACAGATCTAGGCTTCTTTTCACTGGAGGAAGCCTGGAAACTGGAATTTCAGTCTCTTCGGAGTAAGCACTGA
- a CDS encoding transposase — translation MKRRYDLESDVVFYHVIIKVPDNTLGNTAYAFDHKHKSYLRDLLFWLESIYELEVINYCIMSTHAHFVIRKERESKLSFKDVAYRFKKYKSLKEVPDARTCEVRKFAKRLNDLGDFMGNLQKRFTAWYNQQFEKRRRGQLFNHCYKAIQLKNSKALLRCLQYIELNPVRAHMVNNSADYEFCSFSESNRKTKLGLIMKNKLIAALNEFGFGDLSDAEVYKIYSDILCDLTLFKSEEYNRDPELNLIYSQSSCWSTGRSICLLKDSFIIEKDRIHKEVFIA, via the coding sequence ATGAAACGCCGATATGATTTGGAAAGTGATGTGGTTTTCTATCACGTTATTATCAAGGTGCCGGATAATACCTTAGGCAATACGGCTTATGCCTTTGATCATAAGCATAAGTCTTATTTACGTGATTTACTTTTCTGGTTGGAAAGCATTTATGAATTAGAAGTGATTAACTACTGCATAATGAGTACGCATGCTCATTTCGTAATACGCAAGGAACGTGAATCTAAACTGAGTTTCAAGGATGTAGCCTACCGCTTTAAAAAGTATAAGTCACTCAAAGAAGTTCCCGATGCTAGAACTTGCGAAGTACGCAAATTTGCTAAGCGTTTAAATGACCTTGGGGATTTTATGGGCAACCTACAGAAGCGATTCACAGCCTGGTATAATCAACAATTTGAAAAGCGTAGAAGAGGGCAGCTTTTTAATCATTGTTACAAAGCAATTCAGCTCAAGAATAGTAAAGCCTTACTAAGGTGTTTGCAATACATCGAACTCAATCCAGTTCGAGCTCATATGGTGAACAATTCAGCGGATTATGAGTTTTGTTCTTTTAGTGAAAGTAATAGAAAAACTAAGCTGGGCTTAATTATGAAGAATAAGCTTATTGCAGCATTAAATGAATTTGGCTTTGGTGATTTAAGTGATGCAGAAGTATACAAAATCTATTCTGATATCTTATGTGATTTAACTTTATTTAAGAGCGAAGAATACAATCGAGACCCAGAGCTAAACTTGATATACTCTCAGAGTTCTTGCTGGTCTACCGGACGATCAATATGCCTTTTAAAAGATAGTTTCATTATCGAGAAAGATAGAATTCATAAAGAAGTATTTATTGCTTAG
- a CDS encoding serine/threonine-protein kinase, whose product MDLSKKLQNLDELESEFSEQLNLRDLYDFTNLDENEMCEVTPLLSSLRIDRQRYGEVLSSVSGGEKRIDRVYDFCAGREVALASSLKEDNQIDYEDFLREARITARLQHPNIMSIHDIGLNDQGQPFFTMDYISGQSLGQLIKNQALNKSPKISLNELLDIFIKVCDAMAYAHSRDVIHLDLKPDNINVGDFGEVILYDWGLAKIVNTKPTPTNSHQEIEDLEILNDLTLSGLIKGTPGYLAPEQIGDDCEKSTLTDVYALGAILYTILSTKAPVNADDLEELICKTKQGLIIPPEQMSPDRNIPASLSAVAMKALSLEMSHRYQSVDELREEIVKFKDGYATEAQHASTWVQIQLLLKRHQKTVSLSFIFLCLLFVFAIYSFIRISSEKNQALLAQHKAEENFRLYKIENELKQKLDKDLRSVVHQSSLGGHYETTRIMIESVDKALSDPDSDLDKNQLSSFKGDLHFTLQEFNQAAKSYEGLNTELHKIASDYAKIKSDDQALLTNHQLGDLLERFISFQDKHVAYQTFYYHVLRSTDDSPQSYLKAVKNILDLLNNVAHWTYEGFDLESDQSGHLSLRGAPYQMYILPIATEKPFNALSPLKVNSLDLRNSRTDDLERLLGLKLHTIDIRWTKVRFEKFRLLQDRVDLKKIIIIPGQFDAKDLKQMRKNIIVEERKGPDQK is encoded by the coding sequence ATGGACCTTTCAAAGAAATTACAGAATTTAGATGAATTAGAAAGCGAATTTAGTGAACAACTAAATTTAAGAGATCTATACGACTTCACGAATTTAGATGAAAATGAAATGTGTGAAGTCACACCTCTCTTAAGTTCCTTGCGCATTGACCGTCAACGTTATGGAGAAGTTCTATCTTCAGTGAGTGGAGGTGAAAAAAGAATTGATCGCGTTTATGATTTTTGCGCAGGTCGCGAAGTTGCCTTAGCGAGCTCCCTAAAAGAAGACAATCAAATAGATTACGAAGACTTTTTGCGAGAAGCGCGAATCACTGCTCGTTTACAACACCCTAATATTATGTCGATTCATGACATCGGACTTAATGATCAGGGCCAGCCTTTTTTTACCATGGATTATATTTCTGGGCAAAGTTTAGGACAGCTCATTAAAAATCAGGCACTAAACAAGTCGCCTAAAATCAGTTTAAATGAACTTTTAGATATCTTCATTAAAGTTTGTGATGCCATGGCCTATGCCCATTCCAGGGATGTTATCCATCTCGACCTCAAGCCAGATAATATAAATGTGGGTGACTTTGGTGAAGTAATTTTGTATGACTGGGGCTTGGCAAAAATTGTTAATACTAAGCCCACACCCACCAACTCTCACCAGGAAATAGAGGACCTCGAAATCCTTAATGATTTAACTCTCTCTGGGCTCATTAAGGGAACTCCTGGGTACTTGGCACCCGAACAAATTGGTGATGATTGTGAAAAAAGTACTTTGACCGATGTTTATGCTTTGGGCGCCATTCTTTACACCATACTTAGTACAAAAGCACCTGTAAACGCAGATGATTTAGAAGAACTCATTTGCAAAACAAAGCAAGGGCTCATTATCCCTCCAGAGCAGATGTCACCGGACCGAAATATCCCGGCTAGCTTGAGTGCGGTGGCGATGAAAGCTTTATCCCTTGAAATGAGTCATCGTTATCAATCAGTGGATGAACTTCGTGAAGAAATTGTAAAATTTAAAGATGGCTATGCAACCGAGGCTCAGCATGCGTCAACTTGGGTACAGATTCAACTCTTACTGAAGCGACACCAGAAAACGGTAAGCCTAAGTTTTATCTTTCTTTGTCTACTCTTTGTTTTTGCCATTTACTCATTCATACGCATTAGTTCTGAAAAGAATCAGGCACTCCTTGCACAGCATAAAGCAGAAGAAAATTTCCGCCTCTATAAGATTGAAAACGAACTCAAACAAAAGCTTGATAAAGATTTGCGTTCGGTCGTGCACCAAAGTTCGCTTGGTGGACATTACGAAACGACACGGATCATGATTGAGTCAGTGGATAAAGCCCTATCGGATCCCGATAGCGACTTAGATAAGAATCAACTTTCGAGTTTTAAAGGAGACTTACATTTTACTCTGCAAGAATTCAATCAAGCAGCAAAATCCTATGAGGGCTTAAATACAGAGCTCCACAAAATAGCGAGTGATTATGCAAAGATAAAAAGTGATGATCAAGCTCTTTTGACTAACCATCAATTGGGTGATTTACTAGAACGTTTTATCAGTTTTCAAGATAAGCACGTGGCTTACCAAACCTTTTATTATCACGTCCTGCGAAGTACAGATGATTCGCCGCAATCATATCTAAAAGCCGTTAAAAATATTTTAGATTTACTCAACAATGTGGCCCACTGGACTTACGAAGGCTTTGACTTGGAGAGTGATCAGTCGGGGCACCTCAGCTTGAGGGGGGCACCTTACCAAATGTATATTTTACCGATTGCGACAGAAAAACCTTTTAATGCATTGAGTCCACTCAAGGTAAATTCACTCGACCTCAGAAATAGTCGTACCGATGATCTTGAGCGGCTCTTGGGCCTAAAACTACACACCATAGATATCCGTTGGACTAAAGTTAGATTCGAAAAATTTCGACTTCTTCAGGATAGGGTTGACCTAAAAAAAATAATTATTATCCCCGGACAATTTGACGCTAAAGACCTCAAGCAAATGCGTAAGAATATTATTGTCGAAGAAAGAAAAGGCCCGGATCAAAAGTAG